A part of Arthrobacter dokdonellae genomic DNA contains:
- a CDS encoding metal-sulfur cluster assembly factor, with amino-acid sequence MTEISESSAAAPSAQADLEDVEEALKDVIDPELGVNVVDLGLLYGLRYGDDGALLLDMTLTTAACPLQDVIEEQVENCLSPLVDEWRINWVWMPPWGPERITDDGRDQMRALGFNI; translated from the coding sequence ATGACTGAGATCAGCGAATCAAGTGCCGCGGCACCCAGCGCGCAGGCCGACCTCGAAGACGTCGAGGAGGCCCTCAAGGACGTCATCGACCCCGAACTCGGTGTCAACGTGGTGGACCTGGGCCTGCTTTACGGGCTGCGTTACGGCGACGACGGCGCCCTGCTGCTGGACATGACGCTCACCACGGCGGCCTGCCCGCTTCAGGACGTCATCGAGGAACAGGTGGAAAACTGCCTCTCGCCCCTCGTGGACGAATGGCGGATCAACTGGGTGTGGATGCCGCCGTGGGGTCCGGAGCGGATCACCGACGACGGCCGCGACCAGATGCGCGCCCTCGGCTTCAACATCTAG